In Rutidosis leptorrhynchoides isolate AG116_Rl617_1_P2 chromosome 6, CSIRO_AGI_Rlap_v1, whole genome shotgun sequence, the DNA window GTCACTAAAAAGATATGCTCATTTTGTTTCAATTACTCATACGTAGACGCACTATATACATTTCAAGATAGTTTGGTGGGACGAGCCTAGTTTTCTCAATGTTATTATTTTTTAGGGTGGACGGTGAAAAGTATCTGAAACGATCACggtgaaaagtaaacagaaaaaacCTTTTCCTTGTCAACGTGTATACTTAGAAACCGTGAAATTTACTAAAATCCAAAAAAGGAACGAATCTTTAAAGTACAAATTTAATATTCCTAACCCGACAGCACTAATgggcatatgaagaaaacaaacAAGTTAAATTTTGGGCAATAGCATGTGGGTATGCAAATGCAACCCATTAAATCAGCGGTTGTAACTAAAACTTGATACCCCACCTAAATTTAACGGCTAAAACATATTGGTTTCCATGTACCCACCTGCACATTATAATAAAACCCTACCAATTTGAAAAAATTAAAATTGAAAACCCTAAAAAGTGGAACCTTTTGATCTGAAGCTAAAAAAGAATATAAAGTTTATAACTTTATTCATCAACACAAGCAACTCAATTCAGCCGTACTAGAATTTAGTGCAGATACAAACAATATGTAATACCCTAATTCCTTTTTTTTGCTTGATAATTGATTGTGTGAGCTTAGTGTTTCTTTTTTAATTGATCAATTTTGTCCTGTTTTGTTGATTTCTGATGTTATTAACAATTTTTGTTGTTGAAATTTGAATTTGGTATGTTAAAATTGCTGCCTTTTTATTACTTGAATTAAGTTTTAGTGAACTATTTATTTTGCTTAATTAATATTTAGAAATTAATGGTAGTTTTTCCTAGTTTAGTTGAAATGTTTATAGTGTCATATGAacattgattttatactttcatatgGTTCTCAGAATAAAAAGTTATGGTAGAACCACAGTTTCCGCAATTCGATTTTCAGCAGGCTGAACAGAAATCAATGGGGACTTTATCGGTAGATATGCGTCGTGCTGAGTCATCGAGACAACATGTGAGAGCTCTTAATAACCAATTCTCAAGGTCTGTGATAGTGTGATATATGCTGTTTCACTTCCAACCATAATTCATTTGTGCAGATCTCGTGTAACAATTTTAATAAGTTTGTGTTTTGATTGTAAGCAGTTGGGTCCAATCTCAGTTACAGAATCACCCGGACGAACTTTGGGAAGATGGCGTACGCGATTATCTTACTCACGCTTCCAGTATTCTGGTAACAAACAAAATGCATTTGCTCATATATTTTTTTCCTGTATACATACAACAGTTATTAACTTTAATTCTTGGATAACAACAATTCCCGTTTGTTATATATTCTTGATGTAGGAGAAATTTAGTGATGTTGTCGACTGGTTAAAGTTAAATTCAACAAAGAATGAAAATTCATTTGAACGTGTTCTTTCAAGTGACTTTATCGCTAAGAAGAAACCCGTTACagaaaataatgaaaataatacaaacgtgTTCTTTCAAGTGAAAACTTCGAACGCCCCTCCATCTGCAACAACAACCTCAATTTTCGGAACTTCGGGTTTCTCAAACTCACTTAGCACCGGGCCCGTCTTCAACACTCCGTCTACTTTCTCATTTGGTAAGTGTTTATTTCCTGTTATTTTGTTACTTTCAATATTTACAAGGTTTTTTAATGACTCGATTTCTCTTAGGAGGACAAAGTACAATTTCTGCAAACACAAATGATGCTGCAAACGATGTGGATGCAGATGAGGGTAAGACATTAAATATTATGTATTGTTAATTACTTGTAATAAATGATATTAACTTGTTATTATGAAGTTTGTGATATTGTCAAGTGATCAATTATGTCTATTTTTAATATGacagatgatgatgatattgagaaGCCAAGTAGCCCGTCTTTAAAGAAGACCGAAGAGACTGGCATAGTTGTAGTGCATGAAGTCAAATGTAAGCTTTATGTCAAGGTAATTATCGACAAAAATAATTTTAAATGGATAATTGCAAGTGTTGTAGTTTATTTGAGACGAAGAATAGTAGTTTATGTttctatctatatatttatatttattacactCCTAAAATTTGTATTTTTCTATACCAAGAACAAAAGGATTTATATTCTTGTGGAGTTTTTACCGTATGGCACTAGATTACAAAATCATGATTCATATGATCATatccaacatttttttttttttttttttttttgtgtgttcaGTCAAGTGATCCAACGGATAATGATATATGGAAAGATAAAGGCACGGGTCAACTATCGATCAGATGCAAAGAAGGTATTGCAAAAGGCACTAAAGACTCCAAACCGACAATTCTTGTCAGAAACGATGTACGTTACAAATTAGCTTAATATCTTTATAACCAAAGTCGAAACATCTATACTCTTTTAAGAACTTTGTATATCTTGTTAACATACAAGTCTTCTGTATCAGGTGGGAAGATTGCTGCTTAACGCCTTGTTATACCCTGGCATAAAAACAAGTTTGCAAAAGAATTCGATTGTTGCTATTTTCCATAACGcggtatgttcatatatatatatatatatatatatatatatatatatatatatatatatatatatatatatatatatatataagtaaccaatcggggggaagcgggggaagcaaaaactttttttttttttttcgttttttgaaaaaaccttgttcacgaacattatagatgggatgaaaatatgaacatttagtagagacacattgtgataaatgtttttattttggcgggaaaacgctcgaagaagtaatatataacaattctcgtgtttttcgagcgtatgttgaggttttagctattggggtttagatattagggtttagatattagggtttatagggtttagatattagggtttagaaatttaaggtttagggtttagatttaaggtttagatttagggtttagatttaggatttagattgagtttttaacacgaacggtttagggtttagggtttggtgttttgggtttattccataaacccaaaacaccaaaccctaaacctccataaacccaaaacaccaaaccctaaaccctaaaccctaaactctaaatcgggctaaattttacttcacaaaacatgaaaaaaaaagttcatattcttcacgaacaatattatcttgaatgttatttttgtcgatcgttttcccgcctaaataataacattcatcacgaagtgtctcttctaaatgttcatattttcgtgtgatcttgatgccggaaaaaaaaatttccaaaaaaaagaagaaaaaaaaaatattttgcttccccccgcttccccccgattggttacttccccattgatcctgcccctatatatatatatatatatatatatatatatatatatatatatatatatatatatatatatatatatatatatatatattttaatacaaaAAGAATGAAGTTTTAAAAGTGACTTTTATTTTATCATGTATCAATAGGAAGATAACGCGAGTGAGAATAGCAATGTTATTGTTGGACGAACCTTTTTGATAAGAACGAAAAGTGTGGAGGATAGAGATAAACTTGCATCTGCTATACAAGCATATGCTCCTACTGCGTAAATTAGTTACaattataactataactatttaTGTTCAAATGAAGATCAGTTATGAAGTAGAATGGTGCGGGTGCTAGTGGAGGTTAGTTTATATGTACAACTCGGGAAATTTACGCTTGCATATTGTCTGTATCGTATAAAATGAGATACAAATTTGTACCATGAATTGCGGCTGAATGTGATTATAGAGCAGTTTTGACCTAtgaagtatttttttcatgattataGAGCAGTTTTGCTTTACTGTTGTATCCTGAATGAGCTAGTCTTTTGGATGTTAATCAAATACCAAAAGAGCAGAATAAGTaaacaattaataattaaaaaacgTTTTAATAAGTTGTTTATGTGTTTAAGACATCCCAGTTACTGAAAACTGTTTCATGCATTTTGGTTAAATAAAATTACTCAAAACTGTTTAATAAGTTGTCATATGTGTTTAAGCCATCACAGTTTGTTTCATGCATTTGGGTTAAATAAAATTAACCCAAAAAAATGAAATTACCATATTAGACAATTTGAACAACATTCAATTCAAATATTCTAACAAACAGGAAATCTTTGTACTTGACCCTTATTCATACATGCATTAGCTAATGAATTTCTATCGATCACAAGTCCAAATCGCCATAAACTAACTGAATTGAATATTTGGGGGTGTTAGGGTCATTGCATTATTCAATCCAGTAagtcatcaattttttttttccgaaCAGTTCATGGCATATTTGCCGATTCgagttaaaaatatattttaaaaaaaaaaaaaaaaaccaggaTGAAGGTGGTTCATTGACTTCATTCAATGGCGCTTATGAAACTTGTAAGCTGATAAGCACAAGCCTTTTAAAAAGATAACCCAAACACCCCCTTAAACTTTTTTTTGCTGTATGTAGTGTACTTACATAAAAAATCATGAGGTTTATTTATAATTGgtgattaaattaaaaataacaaatTTGATTTTAGAGAACTTAAACTTTGATCAATAAAAGATGGTTTTTGGATGTGTTAAGAAAAAGTTTGTGAATACTAAAAGAATCTAATTTTGACTACCAGAGTATGCACCTCTTCTACTCTTTTGTGGATTATGAAAGATAGGAATTAATAAAAACTTTGTGGCAGAAATGAATAAACACTCGTCACTACTTATTTATATCATGCTATTTGTTATTTCTAATTACTTGAAATATTTGATGAAAGTCTGCTATTATATACACTCATAGTAAAGTAATAGTAATAGCATTCCACAATATAATTTTTTagtcataatttttagatatatatTCTTCAATACTTTTTGGAGTTGTTTACCAATGTAagtattttttttcttcataaaaaGATCAACGCTTCACTTTCATGCACCTTGCAACAACAGCTCCACCGAAGTCGTACTACGATTACATCATCATTGGCAGCCACTCTTTCTCAAACATCCACGGTTCTTCTCCCCAAACGTGGTGGGTCCCCTTTCAATAACCCCACCACCACACGCCGTGGCGGAACTTGAACCGGACTACAGATGGGGCGGTTGCCCAAACCTAAATAAGTTTTCATTAACATGGGATAaaaactaataaaaatattagtattttttaagtaaaaaaaaatagtctaaatttttatttttttaaatccgGATGGGACGAGTGCCCCCCACCTGTCTCAATGAAGTATTGAAGTACCACCCTTGACCACATGTTCATCTGCATTTGGGGTCGCCCTCTCCGATCTCTACCCAAAATCCCCTTCCCAACGTTTTCTACCCAAAATCCCCTTCCCAACGTTTTTGTCTAAGATGATGATGTAATTAATGCCCGGGCCCGAGTATTAGGTGGTGGAAGCTCTCTAAACGCAAGTTCATAAATCTACATTTATCTAGCAAAATACAAATTAAGACAAAATCTAGTGTTTCTTAACTACGGCTGGACTGTTGTAGGACCGTAAGTCAACCGTAGTTACTAGTTAGGCCTTGTCAAATTTAGCTTTACCATTATTTATAATTGATAGCaaaaatctatagtttctattaaaatcctaaaatgatgatgtcattattaagctaatttctttgttaagaaaaaataaaaaataaaaagaaaaaaaatctaagcatgatgggtgatgtcattaatttaaataattttgaattaaaattaaatcttattaattaattaattaatattattaaatcttattaattaattgttattcttaaatcttattaataattattttattattaaaattaaataattttgaatcctaaaatgatgatttcattattaggctaattcctttgttaagaaaaaattaaaaataaaaagaaaaaaatctaagcatggtgggtgatgtcattaatttaaataattttgaattacaattaaatcttattaattaattattattattaaatcttattaattagttattattattaaatcttattaataattattttaattattaaaattaaataattttgaattatcttaattaattattttgaattgagtacgagaaggtataaaagctaggcagaaggaaacaaattctaaatttatattttaatttacacttttaaaataaaatgacaatcaatattatcttttattattggatgtggattgtttaatgtcattttaggtgtttgatgaaattttcatctgacgagtttcttagtcggactctgtagttccacgggtcattaaactaaataactttagcatttatgttcacttaatacctaaaacatatcattaaactgtttcgtttaaacaaactcgtggttccacgggtcatttcactagtattataTGATATTTCAAATTTAAAGAATTGCTATTTAACACATAGTGAAATCAAACTCAAATTGTATCATTCGATATTTAATTTCCCAAAGTACAAAATGTGTCTAGAACATATTAGTGTCAATATGTTTGCATGGTCATTTTCTTTTTCtatatatactaatactaatactaatactaatactaatactaaaatatatatatatatactaaaagacCAACAAGATTTGGTCGTTGAATAAGTAAGAAAcgacataaaaaaaaattacaaaacacCCCCAAAACTATCTGTGTGCAAACTTCTTAGgggtaaaaaaaaaatacaaaaacaaTATTTTATTAAGATAACTTAAACAAAA includes these proteins:
- the LOC139854969 gene encoding uncharacterized protein → MHLLIYFFPEKFSDVVDWLKLNSTKNENSFERVLSSDFIAKKKPVTENNENNTNVFFQVKTSNAPPSATTTSIFGTSGFSNSLSTGPVFNTPSTFSFGGQSTISANTNDAANDVDADEDDDDIEKPSSPSLKKTEETGIVVVHEVKCKLYVKSSDPTDNDIWKDKGTGQLSIRCKEGIAKGTKDSKPTILVRNDVGRLLLNALLYPGIKTSLQKNSIVAIFHNAEDNASENSNVIVGRTFLIRTKSVEDRDKLASAIQAYAPTA